One genomic segment of Salinigranum rubrum includes these proteins:
- a CDS encoding alpha/beta fold hydrolase: MDRTTHHGRTTAYRTRGEGDGPGLLCVHGSGGSHAAWRAQFRLADATPVTALDLSGHGESDDVDADPGYEALSAYADDVVAVAREVDARVLVGNSLGGAVALTTALERDLALDGLVLTGTGARLAVLDDLLVWLDDDFDRAVEFLHEPDRLFHNPTDALVEASTEAMYDAGRTVTRRDFRTCHTFDVRDRLADLSVPSVAVVGEYDQLTPPWYHEYLAENLPDCTAAEIPDAAHLAMLERPTAFNEAVREFLDERPS; encoded by the coding sequence ATGGACCGGACGACACACCACGGACGGACCACGGCCTACCGGACGCGCGGGGAAGGGGACGGTCCCGGACTCCTCTGCGTTCACGGGAGCGGTGGGTCGCACGCGGCGTGGCGCGCGCAGTTCCGACTCGCGGACGCCACGCCGGTCACCGCGCTCGACCTGAGCGGACACGGCGAGAGCGACGACGTCGACGCCGACCCGGGCTACGAGGCGCTGTCGGCGTACGCCGACGACGTGGTCGCCGTCGCACGCGAGGTGGACGCGCGCGTCCTCGTCGGCAACTCCCTCGGGGGTGCAGTCGCCCTCACGACGGCGCTCGAACGCGACCTCGCCCTCGATGGCCTCGTTTTGACGGGGACCGGGGCGCGGCTCGCCGTCCTCGACGACCTGCTGGTGTGGCTCGACGACGACTTCGACCGCGCCGTCGAGTTCCTCCACGAACCCGACCGGCTCTTTCACAACCCGACGGACGCGCTCGTCGAGGCCTCCACGGAGGCGATGTACGACGCCGGCCGAACCGTCACCCGCCGCGACTTCCGGACGTGTCACACGTTCGACGTTCGCGACCGACTCGCTGACCTCTCCGTTCCGAGCGTCGCCGTCGTCGGCGAGTACGACCAGTTGACGCCGCCGTGGTACCACGAGTACCTCGCAGAGAACCTCCCGGACTGTACCGCCGCCGAGATACCCGACGCGGCCCACCTGGCGATGCTCGAACGACCGACCGCGTTCAACGAGGCGGTCCGCGAGTTCCTCGACGAGCGCCCGTCCTGA
- a CDS encoding translation initiation factor eIF-2B, producing the protein MIDETIEEIREMQTHSSSVVAIKATRALAELTEREYAAIDDFERALEHNVGALRRSNPSHASLHNAMRRVLEEVIGASTTVEGSMATLEHTIEAVVEDIERGKREAAANAAETFTEGETFLTHDYSSTVLDAIETAAADVELTAYVTEARPRYLGRKTARSLAAIETVDTHLVVDAACGHFLPECDRVVIGMDCIVENTLYNRIGTFPLAATANRVGVPVTVVGSSTKLIDEFRFENEVRPATEVLLEPVEDITIENPAYDATPVELIDEVVTDEGVQEL; encoded by the coding sequence ATGATCGACGAGACCATCGAGGAGATTCGGGAGATGCAGACCCACAGCTCCTCGGTCGTCGCCATCAAGGCCACCCGCGCGCTCGCCGAACTCACCGAGCGGGAGTACGCCGCCATCGACGACTTCGAGCGGGCGCTGGAGCACAACGTCGGTGCCCTCCGCCGCTCGAACCCCTCCCACGCCTCGCTCCACAACGCGATGCGTCGGGTGCTCGAAGAGGTCATCGGCGCGTCGACGACCGTCGAGGGCTCGATGGCCACGCTCGAACACACCATCGAGGCCGTCGTCGAGGACATCGAACGGGGCAAGCGCGAGGCGGCCGCCAACGCCGCCGAGACGTTCACCGAGGGGGAGACGTTCCTCACCCACGACTACTCCTCGACCGTCCTCGACGCCATCGAGACCGCCGCCGCCGACGTGGAACTGACGGCGTACGTCACCGAGGCGCGCCCCCGCTACCTCGGCCGAAAGACCGCCCGGTCGCTCGCGGCCATCGAGACCGTCGACACCCACCTCGTCGTCGACGCCGCCTGCGGGCACTTCCTCCCCGAGTGCGACCGCGTCGTCATCGGGATGGACTGCATCGTCGAGAACACTCTCTACAACCGCATCGGGACGTTTCCGCTCGCCGCGACGGCGAACCGAGTTGGAGTCCCCGTCACCGTCGTCGGGTCGAGCACGAAGCTCATCGACGAGTTCCGCTTCGAGAACGAGGTCCGCCCCGCCACGGAGGTACTCCTCGAACCCGTCGAGGACATCACCATCGAGAACCCCGCGTACGACGCAACTCCTGTGGAACTCATCGACGAAGTCGTCACCGACGAGGGCGTGCAGGAACTGTAA
- a CDS encoding acyl-CoA dehydrogenase family protein has protein sequence MTLAASDSLSEEQRAVREVVRGFAVEELRPGAGEADATETFPEEAWDELAALDLTGLTTPEAYGGYDADRLTYSVVNEEVAYGHLAVATALSVHCLATSCIAEFGSEALREEYLPDMSTGRPVGMFALSEPDAGSNPAEMTTTARKEGDEYVIDGEKQWITNGERGDVCIVFAKTDPDDDSSITQFLVPKSAGIEVGKKEHKLGLRASDTTGLTFDGVRIPAENRLTEEGKGLSAAFHILTGGRIGIAAQAVGLSQAALDEAVSYARDREQFGGPIADIQAIRHKLADMATKVHASRQLVRAAAERADRGADPRTEAAMAKYFASESAVDVCNEAVQVHGGYGYTTDFPVERFYRDAKILTIYEGTSEIQKEIIARGVVD, from the coding sequence ATGACACTGGCAGCGTCGGACTCGCTCTCCGAGGAGCAGCGAGCCGTCCGTGAGGTCGTCCGCGGGTTCGCCGTCGAGGAACTCCGTCCGGGGGCCGGGGAGGCGGACGCCACCGAGACGTTCCCCGAGGAGGCGTGGGACGAACTCGCCGCACTGGACCTGACCGGCCTGACGACGCCCGAGGCGTACGGCGGCTACGACGCCGACCGCCTCACCTACAGCGTCGTCAACGAGGAGGTCGCCTACGGCCACCTCGCCGTGGCGACGGCGCTGTCGGTCCACTGCCTCGCCACCTCCTGCATCGCCGAGTTCGGGAGCGAGGCGTTGAGAGAGGAGTACCTCCCCGACATGTCCACGGGTCGGCCGGTCGGGATGTTCGCCCTCTCGGAACCGGACGCGGGGTCGAACCCCGCGGAGATGACGACCACGGCCAGAAAGGAGGGCGACGAGTACGTCATCGACGGGGAGAAACAGTGGATCACGAACGGCGAGCGCGGCGACGTCTGCATCGTCTTCGCGAAGACCGACCCGGACGACGACTCCTCCATCACACAGTTCCTCGTCCCCAAATCGGCCGGCATCGAAGTCGGGAAGAAGGAGCACAAACTCGGTCTCAGGGCGTCGGACACGACGGGGCTGACGTTCGACGGGGTCCGAATCCCGGCGGAGAACCGCCTCACCGAGGAGGGGAAGGGGCTCTCCGCGGCGTTCCACATCCTCACCGGAGGCCGCATCGGCATCGCGGCGCAGGCGGTCGGCCTCTCGCAGGCGGCGCTCGACGAGGCCGTCTCGTATGCTCGAGACCGCGAGCAGTTCGGGGGCCCCATCGCCGACATCCAGGCCATCAGGCACAAACTCGCCGACATGGCGACGAAGGTCCACGCCTCCCGGCAACTCGTCCGGGCGGCCGCCGAGCGGGCCGACAGGGGTGCGGACCCCCGCACCGAGGCGGCGATGGCGAAGTACTTCGCGAGCGAGTCTGCCGTGGACGTCTGCAACGAGGCCGTTCAGGTCCACGGCGGCTACGGCTACACCACCGACTTCCCCGTCGAGCGCTTCTACCGCGACGCGAAGATACTCACCATCTACGAGGGCACCTCCGAGATACAGAAGGAGATCATCGCCCGCGGCGTCGTCGACTGA
- a CDS encoding DUF5822 domain-containing protein, with protein sequence MQPVERSDPDGVDFGWVMQTTFVVTILVGSPIVAVLSTTTTLTTWGARASFAIRVGAVIWFLTALVVYLYARHTNAGDGGVGRPETE encoded by the coding sequence GTGCAACCGGTCGAACGTTCCGACCCCGACGGCGTCGACTTCGGGTGGGTGATGCAGACGACGTTCGTCGTGACCATCCTCGTCGGGTCGCCCATCGTCGCGGTGCTGTCGACGACGACGACGCTCACCACGTGGGGCGCGCGCGCCTCGTTCGCCATCCGCGTCGGCGCGGTCATCTGGTTCCTCACCGCCCTCGTCGTCTACCTCTACGCCCGACACACCAACGCCGGCGACGGCGGCGTCGGACGACCGGAAACGGAGTAG
- a CDS encoding Gfo/Idh/MocA family protein translates to MTEELTVGVLGYRFMGKAHSNALARLPMFFPDAPDVDRHTLVGRDEAALAEAADRFGFSQVETDWRDVVDEVDVFYNLGPNHLHAEPSIAALEAGAHVFCEKPLAPTLAEAEEMYEAAQSSNRVAGCAFNYRFVPAIRYAKGLIDDGELGQIHHVRGRYLQDWLADPDAEWSWRNSKELAGSGALGDLGAHTLDLARFLVGDAAGDLTRLSGHLRTFVDERPTGDGETKPVTVDDAYTAQAEYENGAVGTFEASRFATGHKNDHTIEIHGSEGSLEFSLERLNELEYKSSESRGYETILVTDGSDPYIDHWWPPGHVIGWEHTFVHENYEFLSAIAEGEEFHPSFADAYEVQRVLDAIERSDERGEWVEVDRD, encoded by the coding sequence ATGACGGAGGAACTCACCGTCGGCGTCCTCGGCTACCGGTTCATGGGGAAGGCACACTCGAACGCCCTGGCGCGCCTGCCAATGTTCTTCCCCGACGCCCCGGACGTCGACCGGCACACGCTCGTCGGACGCGACGAAGCGGCGCTGGCTGAGGCCGCCGACCGCTTCGGCTTCTCGCAGGTCGAAACGGACTGGCGCGACGTGGTCGACGAGGTGGACGTCTTCTACAACCTCGGCCCGAACCACCTCCACGCCGAACCCTCTATCGCGGCGCTGGAGGCGGGCGCGCACGTCTTCTGCGAGAAACCGCTCGCGCCGACCCTGGCGGAGGCCGAAGAGATGTACGAGGCGGCGCAGTCTTCGAACCGAGTCGCCGGCTGTGCGTTCAACTACCGGTTCGTCCCCGCCATCCGGTACGCGAAGGGCCTCATCGACGACGGCGAACTCGGCCAGATACACCACGTCCGGGGGCGCTACCTGCAGGACTGGCTGGCCGACCCCGACGCGGAGTGGTCGTGGCGCAACTCGAAGGAGTTGGCAGGCAGCGGGGCGCTCGGTGATCTCGGCGCGCACACCCTCGACCTCGCGCGCTTCCTCGTGGGGGACGCCGCGGGCGACCTGACGCGACTCTCGGGGCACCTCCGGACGTTCGTCGACGAGCGACCCACGGGCGACGGCGAGACCAAGCCCGTGACGGTCGACGACGCGTACACGGCGCAGGCCGAGTACGAGAACGGGGCCGTCGGAACGTTCGAGGCCTCGCGGTTCGCCACGGGCCACAAGAACGACCACACCATCGAGATTCACGGCTCCGAGGGGAGCCTCGAGTTCTCGCTCGAACGGTTGAACGAACTGGAGTACAAGTCGAGCGAGAGTCGAGGGTACGAGACGATTCTCGTCACGGACGGCTCGGACCCGTACATCGACCACTGGTGGCCGCCGGGGCACGTCATCGGCTGGGAGCACACGTTCGTCCACGAGAACTACGAGTTCCTCTCCGCGATTGCGGAGGGCGAGGAGTTCCACCCCTCGTTCGCCGACGCCTACGAGGTACAGAGAGTGCTGGACGCCATCGAGCGGTCGGACGAGCGCGGCGAGTGGGTCGAGGTCGACCGCGACTGA
- a CDS encoding archease produces MTFRLRDHTADVAVEAEAESLSGVFAAVADGLTAAMCDDVPPPADDDESVTFTVEAESREALLFDYLDQLIYERDVRGVLPADNEAVVSEPEPESAPESGDGGEAEPVWRVDGRARGIPFDRVDARDVKAVTYSEMRLEPGADGWVAYVVFDV; encoded by the coding sequence ATGACGTTTCGACTCCGCGACCACACCGCGGACGTCGCCGTCGAGGCCGAGGCCGAGAGCCTCTCGGGCGTCTTCGCCGCCGTCGCCGACGGGCTCACGGCGGCGATGTGCGACGACGTGCCCCCGCCCGCGGACGACGACGAGTCGGTGACGTTCACCGTCGAGGCCGAGTCCCGGGAGGCGCTCCTATTCGACTACCTGGACCAACTCATCTACGAGCGCGACGTCCGCGGCGTCCTCCCCGCGGACAACGAGGCGGTCGTCTCCGAGCCCGAGCCGGAGTCGGCGCCCGAGAGCGGGGACGGGGGCGAGGCGGAACCGGTGTGGCGCGTCGACGGCCGCGCGCGCGGCATTCCCTTCGACCGCGTCGACGCGCGTGACGTCAAGGCGGTGACGTACTCCGAGATGCGGCTCGAACCGGGTGCCGATGGCTGGGTGGCGTACGTCGTCTTCGACGTGTGA
- a CDS encoding RtcB family protein, giving the protein MTTRQFGDITLEQVDEYVWELEKHGEMNVPARVFASEELLEQIGDDKTLSQLRNATHLPGIANYALCMPDGHQGYGFPVGGVGATDVETGCISPGSVGYDINCGVRMVRTDLSYEDVQGREQELVDALFDGVPSGLGGGGVVETSKGEVERILEEGVKWALEKGYAVPEDLTHCEDEGFRPEADASAVSQKAKDRGKNQVGSLGSGNHFLEVQRVTDVFRGTWPTPTG; this is encoded by the coding sequence ATGACCACACGCCAGTTCGGCGACATCACGCTCGAACAGGTCGACGAGTACGTCTGGGAGCTAGAGAAGCACGGGGAGATGAACGTCCCCGCGCGGGTGTTCGCCAGCGAGGAGCTCCTCGAACAGATCGGCGACGACAAGACGCTCTCACAGCTCAGAAACGCGACGCACCTCCCCGGCATCGCGAACTACGCGCTCTGTATGCCCGACGGACACCAGGGGTACGGCTTTCCGGTGGGAGGCGTCGGTGCGACGGACGTCGAGACGGGCTGTATCTCGCCCGGAAGTGTCGGATACGACATAAACTGCGGCGTCCGCATGGTGCGGACGGACCTCTCCTACGAGGACGTACAGGGGAGAGAACAGGAACTCGTCGACGCCCTCTTCGACGGCGTCCCCTCGGGGCTGGGCGGCGGCGGGGTCGTCGAGACGTCGAAGGGCGAGGTGGAGCGGATTCTCGAAGAGGGGGTCAAGTGGGCGCTGGAGAAGGGGTACGCCGTCCCGGAGGACCTGACCCACTGCGAGGACGAGGGGTTCAGGCCCGAGGCCGACGCCTCGGCGGTGTCGCAGAAGGCCAAGGACAGGGGCAAGAACCAGGTCGGCTCGCTCGGGTCGGGCAACCACTTCTTAGAAGTGCAGCGCGTCACCGACGTCTTCCGGGGGACGTGGCCGACGCCTACGGGTTAG
- a CDS encoding sugar phosphate isomerase/epimerase family protein, whose amino-acid sequence MDVGVLTVPLGGESLDDALAYLSGLSVGAVELGVGGFPGDDHVDRRGLLDSEDARTELTDALDEHGLRVSALATHNNPLHPDDERAGEADEELREAIDLAAALDVNTVTCFSGLPAGGPDDEVPNWITAPWPTEHADAHEYQWEVATDYWADLADHAASKAVDVAIEMHPNMLVYEPHGLLRLREATNERVGANFDPSHLYWQGIDVTEAIRFLGEHDAIHHVHAKDTKVYEANARTRGVLDTTAYTEENERAWLFRTVGYGHGEAHWKDVVSTLRMVGYDGALSIEHEDSLTSSREGLEKAVDVLGRAVFETTPGEAYWAE is encoded by the coding sequence ATGGACGTAGGTGTACTTACCGTTCCGCTCGGTGGCGAGTCGCTCGACGACGCCCTGGCGTATCTCTCGGGTCTCAGCGTCGGTGCGGTCGAACTCGGCGTCGGCGGGTTCCCCGGCGACGACCACGTCGACCGGCGTGGTCTCCTCGACAGCGAGGACGCCCGGACCGAACTGACGGACGCGCTCGACGAACACGGCCTGCGGGTGAGCGCGCTCGCGACACACAACAACCCGCTCCACCCCGACGACGAGCGGGCGGGGGAGGCCGACGAGGAACTCCGGGAGGCTATCGACCTCGCGGCGGCCCTCGACGTGAACACGGTGACCTGTTTCTCGGGCCTCCCCGCCGGTGGTCCCGACGACGAGGTGCCGAACTGGATTACGGCACCGTGGCCGACCGAACACGCCGACGCTCACGAGTACCAGTGGGAGGTGGCGACCGACTACTGGGCTGACCTCGCGGACCACGCCGCCTCGAAGGCGGTGGACGTCGCCATCGAGATGCACCCCAACATGCTCGTGTACGAGCCACACGGCCTGCTCCGCCTCAGGGAGGCGACGAACGAGCGCGTCGGGGCGAACTTCGACCCCTCACACCTCTACTGGCAGGGTATCGACGTCACCGAGGCGATTCGGTTCCTGGGCGAACACGACGCCATCCACCACGTCCACGCGAAGGACACCAAAGTGTACGAGGCGAACGCGCGCACCAGGGGCGTCCTCGACACCACGGCCTACACCGAGGAAAACGAGAGAGCGTGGCTCTTCCGAACCGTCGGCTACGGCCACGGCGAGGCCCACTGGAAAGACGTCGTCTCGACCCTGCGGATGGTCGGGTACGACGGTGCCCTCTCCATCGAGCACGAGGACTCGCTCACCTCCTCGCGCGAGGGACTGGAGAAGGCCGTCGACGTTCTCGGGCGCGCCGTCTTCGAGACCACCCCCGGCGAGGCGTACTGGGCAGAGTAA
- a CDS encoding GNAT family N-acetyltransferase — MSATIEKRVDGPNDATHVEAAWALKERIRQAEGVLKQRRGFFVDAYRRSTTHLLFDGDDLVGFVSVRRDGYILFLAVAPEARGQGLGRRLVAEVAQHHRSVTCHARATNENALRFYEHIGFEVRRRIDNYYEDGGNAYYLRLGQDASFRERLSEFLRR, encoded by the coding sequence GTGAGTGCCACAATCGAGAAACGGGTGGACGGCCCCAACGACGCCACGCACGTCGAGGCCGCGTGGGCGCTCAAAGAGCGGATCAGGCAGGCCGAAGGCGTCCTGAAGCAGCGGCGCGGCTTCTTCGTCGACGCCTACCGTCGGTCGACGACCCACCTCCTCTTCGACGGCGACGACCTCGTCGGTTTCGTCTCCGTCCGACGCGACGGCTACATCCTCTTTCTCGCCGTCGCTCCCGAGGCCCGCGGCCAGGGGCTCGGTCGTCGACTCGTCGCCGAAGTCGCACAGCACCACCGCTCGGTGACCTGTCACGCCCGGGCGACCAACGAGAACGCTCTCCGCTTCTACGAGCACATCGGCTTCGAGGTCCGACGACGGATCGACAACTACTACGAGGACGGCGGCAACGCGTACTACCTCCGCCTCGGGCAGGACGCCTCGTTCCGGGAGCGACTCTCGGAGTTCTTGCGCCGCTGA
- a CDS encoding DUF502 domain-containing protein: protein MAPLSEAGTPVRSVTDVVRESFITGVAVVVPVLVTTFVFAVLFNTLYRYLALVAALFSVSNRITLVPGLVVSAELLLELAIPVVVLCGVFGVGFAVERSRYGEQAVDYFDRAATRIPGFGSIYESFRQMSDVVLSSDTESFREVKLVEFPHEGSYTLGFVTTETPDALAEPTPHDEMVTMFLPMAPNPVMGGHLVHLPTDRVMDVDLTVEEGVQTIVTSGVAIADSDLDGGLSGEEIRTLAAGEAVDRRTRPERATSFHRRPDHDRTARYRADVDPAHAGRPRDLAERGHDDHVDPDATRPAREADRASEARERTDTPPAERADRTHDERERTDDPPAERTGRESDEQEERE from the coding sequence ATGGCGCCGCTGTCCGAGGCGGGGACCCCCGTCCGCTCCGTGACCGACGTCGTCCGCGAATCGTTCATCACGGGCGTCGCCGTGGTCGTCCCGGTCCTCGTCACGACGTTCGTCTTCGCCGTCCTGTTCAACACGCTCTACCGCTACCTCGCGCTGGTCGCCGCGCTCTTTTCGGTCTCGAACCGGATCACGCTCGTCCCCGGCCTCGTCGTCTCTGCCGAACTCCTGCTCGAACTGGCCATTCCCGTGGTCGTCCTCTGTGGCGTCTTCGGGGTCGGGTTCGCCGTCGAGCGCTCGCGGTACGGCGAGCAGGCGGTCGACTACTTCGACCGCGCGGCGACGCGCATTCCCGGCTTCGGCTCCATCTACGAGAGCTTCCGGCAGATGTCCGACGTCGTCCTCTCCTCTGACACGGAGAGCTTCCGCGAGGTGAAGCTCGTCGAGTTCCCCCACGAAGGGTCGTACACGCTCGGCTTCGTCACGACCGAGACGCCCGACGCGCTCGCCGAGCCCACGCCGCACGACGAGATGGTGACGATGTTCCTCCCGATGGCGCCGAACCCCGTGATGGGCGGCCACCTCGTCCACCTGCCGACCGACCGCGTGATGGACGTCGACCTCACCGTCGAGGAGGGCGTCCAGACCATCGTCACGAGCGGCGTCGCCATCGCCGACTCCGACCTCGACGGCGGCCTCTCCGGCGAGGAGATACGGACGCTCGCCGCGGGCGAAGCCGTCGACCGTCGGACCCGACCGGAGCGGGCGACGTCCTTCCACCGACGACCGGACCACGACCGGACGGCGCGGTACCGCGCCGATGTCGACCCCGCTCACGCCGGCCGCCCCCGTGACCTCGCCGAGCGGGGGCACGACGACCACGTCGACCCCGACGCCACCCGCCCGGCCCGCGAAGCGGACCGGGCCAGCGAGGCACGCGAGCGAACCGACACGCCCCCCGCCGAGCGGGCCGACCGCACCCACGACGAGCGCGAGCGGACGGACGACCCTCCCGCCGAACGGACCGGTCGGGAGTCCGACGAACAGGAGGAACGCGAATGA
- a CDS encoding HAD family hydrolase, with product MTDTHASAADLDGFEAVVYDLDGTLVHLAVDWDTVARDAVARFDDHGVDAAGYDLWAMLDLADREGLRDEIEAIIGEHEREGARVSTRLPLADRVSSHDVPVGVCSLNCEASVRLALETHDLDGWVDAVVGRDTVATRKPDPEPLLATLRGVGVAPERAVFVGDSPRDRTAAERAGVAYRSVESF from the coding sequence GTGACAGACACCCACGCCTCCGCCGCGGACCTCGACGGGTTCGAGGCCGTCGTCTACGACCTCGACGGGACGCTCGTCCACCTCGCCGTCGACTGGGACACCGTCGCGCGGGACGCGGTAGCCCGCTTCGACGACCACGGCGTCGACGCCGCCGGCTACGACCTCTGGGCGATGCTCGACTTAGCCGACCGCGAAGGACTGCGCGACGAGATAGAGGCCATCATCGGCGAGCACGAACGCGAGGGCGCGCGGGTCTCCACTCGCCTGCCGCTCGCCGACCGGGTGTCGAGCCACGACGTCCCGGTGGGCGTCTGCTCGCTCAACTGCGAGGCGAGCGTCCGACTCGCCCTGGAGACGCACGACCTCGACGGGTGGGTCGACGCCGTCGTCGGTCGGGACACGGTGGCGACGCGGAAACCGGACCCCGAGCCGTTGCTGGCGACGCTTCGCGGCGTCGGCGTCGCGCCCGAGCGTGCGGTGTTCGTCGGCGACTCCCCGCGGGACCGGACGGCCGCGGAGCGTGCGGGCGTGGCGTATCGGTCCGTGGAGTCGTTCTGA
- a CDS encoding HalOD1 output domain-containing protein, producing MTDRNPTADDSNSSSHENESETVPPAQPSRDVFRSKYGEDELPSKAVISAVSAVTGVEPTELECLHDSINPDTLDTLMDGPVVIGDGGGVCVNFQYSGYRVSVRKHGSITILESA from the coding sequence ATGACCGACCGCAATCCCACCGCAGACGATAGCAATAGCTCGTCCCACGAGAATGAATCCGAAACAGTCCCACCCGCTCAGCCGTCGAGAGACGTTTTCCGCTCAAAGTACGGCGAGGACGAACTCCCCTCGAAAGCCGTTATCTCGGCAGTCTCGGCAGTGACAGGAGTAGAACCGACGGAACTGGAGTGTCTGCACGACAGTATAAACCCCGACACCCTTGATACCCTCATGGATGGGCCAGTGGTCATCGGGGACGGCGGGGGGGTTTGCGTCAACTTTCAGTACTCCGGCTACCGTGTGAGTGTTCGGAAACACGGGAGCATCACCATTCTTGAGAGCGCGTAG
- a CDS encoding DUF7127 family protein has product MSTQQFAGANDRFLRRYEYDDSWIVAADLGVADDAVDVDVVGTTAIVVVDTGDGVAETEFELPGTDADVAVQNGVLTITVAK; this is encoded by the coding sequence ATGAGTACCCAACAGTTCGCCGGTGCCAACGACCGGTTCCTCCGCCGCTACGAGTACGACGACAGCTGGATCGTCGCGGCCGACCTCGGCGTCGCCGACGACGCGGTCGACGTCGACGTGGTCGGGACGACGGCCATCGTCGTGGTCGACACCGGCGACGGGGTCGCCGAGACGGAGTTCGAACTCCCCGGCACCGACGCCGACGTCGCCGTACAGAACGGCGTGCTGACCATCACGGTCGCGAAGTGA
- a CDS encoding DoxX family protein — protein MDSPRTRLAGTTTLLTVVLSATVAVPVRAHVQYVTPGGDEMDPLGFLVSTLAEPVNAALLAGGAAVGVAAVLAYLRIRPLRHDVLLLRQLLAGYRDLLPWLLRLSVGLPLVGAGFAGYLFTPAFAPASPTLVRLFGITVGFCLLFGFGTRLMAAFGFVVYLAALAVSSDLLLAFEYVPGFLAIALVGGGRPSADQVVARMADDGRTFYSRIDPFYRRVAVPFVERVDGFREYVPLVLRAGVGVAFVYLGVVQKLANPGDSLAVVAKYDLTAVVPVDPALWVVGAGLVEAAVGMALLAGVFTRLFSGVAFVLLTTTLFGLPDDPVVAHISLFGLVSALLVTGAGPLSFDAWAAREVPDAVPDPLEESPSAAD, from the coding sequence ATGGATTCTCCTCGAACGCGGCTCGCCGGGACGACGACACTGCTCACCGTCGTTCTCTCCGCGACGGTCGCCGTTCCTGTGCGCGCACACGTCCAGTACGTCACGCCCGGCGGTGACGAGATGGACCCGCTCGGCTTCCTGGTCTCGACGCTCGCGGAGCCGGTGAACGCGGCGCTGCTCGCGGGCGGTGCGGCGGTCGGTGTCGCCGCCGTCCTCGCGTATCTTCGGATTCGCCCCCTCCGTCACGACGTCCTCCTGCTGCGGCAGTTGCTGGCAGGGTACCGCGACCTCCTGCCCTGGTTGCTCCGACTCAGCGTCGGCCTCCCGCTCGTCGGCGCGGGGTTCGCGGGCTACCTGTTCACACCGGCGTTCGCCCCGGCGTCGCCCACGCTGGTCCGCCTGTTCGGCATCACCGTCGGATTCTGCCTGCTGTTCGGCTTCGGAACCCGGCTGATGGCGGCGTTCGGGTTCGTCGTGTACCTCGCCGCGCTCGCCGTCTCGTCCGACCTGCTGCTCGCGTTCGAGTACGTCCCCGGCTTCCTCGCCATCGCGCTCGTCGGCGGCGGCCGCCCGAGCGCCGACCAGGTCGTCGCGCGCATGGCCGACGACGGCCGGACGTTCTACTCGCGGATCGACCCGTTCTACCGACGGGTGGCCGTCCCGTTCGTCGAACGCGTCGACGGCTTCCGGGAGTACGTCCCGCTCGTCCTCCGCGCGGGGGTCGGCGTGGCGTTCGTCTATCTCGGCGTGGTTCAGAAGCTCGCGAACCCCGGTGACTCGCTGGCAGTCGTCGCCAAGTACGACCTGACGGCGGTGGTGCCGGTCGACCCCGCCCTGTGGGTCGTCGGCGCCGGCCTCGTCGAGGCCGCGGTGGGGATGGCGCTCCTCGCCGGCGTCTTCACCCGTCTCTTCTCGGGCGTCGCCTTCGTGCTCCTGACGACGACGCTCTTCGGACTCCCCGACGACCCGGTCGTCGCGCACATCTCCCTGTTCGGTCTGGTGAGCGCGCTCCTCGTGACGGGTGCCGGCCCCCTCTCGTTCGACGCGTGGGCCGCACGCGAGGTGCCCGATGCGGTCCCCGACCCGCTGGAAGAGTCCCCGAGCGCCGCCGACTGA